A single genomic interval of Christensenellaceae bacterium 44-20 harbors:
- a CDS encoding transporter substrate-binding domain-containing protein yields MKARKMLALAMAAAVMFCAAACGKAGGETPDAADDGKFRVGMECDYAPFNWTQSEPSDTAVPIEGGAGYADGYDVQLAKQLAEAMGKELVVVKIEWDGLTLALQSGKIDAIIAGMSPTEKRRQTIDFSDIYYNSDFVMMVKRGSSYEAAQSLEDFRGAKVSAQMNTTWYDSIDQIPEVQKQMPLATMAEFVIAVRSGKVDAVVLERPGAMAAQLANEDITYITFAEGKGFEVSPEDVSVAVGVRKTDGQMLEQINAYLKDFTDEEKQEQMAAAIERQPLTNED; encoded by the coding sequence GCCTGCGGAAAAGCGGGCGGCGAAACGCCGGACGCGGCGGACGACGGGAAATTCCGGGTGGGCATGGAGTGCGACTATGCGCCCTTTAACTGGACGCAGTCCGAGCCCAGCGATACGGCCGTTCCCATCGAGGGCGGCGCGGGCTATGCGGACGGCTACGACGTGCAGCTGGCAAAACAGCTGGCCGAGGCCATGGGCAAAGAGCTGGTGGTCGTCAAAATCGAATGGGATGGGCTGACGCTGGCTCTGCAGTCCGGCAAAATCGACGCTATCATCGCGGGCATGAGCCCGACGGAGAAGCGCAGGCAGACCATCGATTTCTCGGATATCTACTACAACAGCGATTTCGTCATGATGGTAAAGCGGGGCAGTTCGTATGAGGCGGCCCAAAGCCTGGAGGATTTCCGGGGTGCGAAGGTCAGCGCGCAGATGAATACCACCTGGTACGACAGCATCGACCAGATTCCCGAAGTGCAGAAGCAGATGCCGCTGGCGACGATGGCAGAGTTTGTCATCGCGGTGCGCTCGGGCAAGGTGGATGCCGTGGTGCTGGAGCGGCCGGGGGCGATGGCGGCCCAGCTCGCCAACGAGGATATCACGTATATCACCTTCGCGGAGGGGAAAGGCTTCGAGGTGAGCCCGGAAGACGTCTCTGTGGCGGTGGGCGTGAGAAAGACGGACGGCCAGATGCTGGAGCAGATCAACGCCTATCTGAAGGATTTTACAGACGAGGAAAAGCAGGAGCAGATGGCCGCGGCTATCGAGCGGCAGCCCCTGACGAACGAAGATTGA